Proteins encoded by one window of Panicum virgatum strain AP13 chromosome 7N, P.virgatum_v5, whole genome shotgun sequence:
- the LOC120682558 gene encoding dol-P-Man:Man(7)GlcNAc(2)-PP-Dol alpha-1,6-mannosyltransferase-like yields MPRPKPAPASSGGWFAGWGWDLMLGSIAAFYAVMAPYTKVEESFNVQAMHDILYHTYRIEKYDHLEFPGVVPRTFIGAFVISILSSPAVFVMRLLHVPKFYSLLTVRLLLSCVTLMSLRLLRVQVKKKFGHQSEVFFVVLTAIQFHLLFYSSRPLPNIFALALVNLAYSLWFKGSTIRTLQTLIVAAVVFRCDMILLLGPIGLALLLSRSVSLLEAVKYCISTALICIGFTMLIDSIMWRRILWPEFEVLWFNSVLNRSSEWGTHSILWYFTSALPRSMLVAYPLCMVGALLDRRIAPYMLPVFLFVVLYSKLPHKELRFIIGSIPMFNVSASLAASRLYNNRKKARWNLLYILMLGAFLVSLGYSAVTFMASYNNYPGGYALKALHEADSSAKEKMVHIDAFTAMSGVSRFCENEYPWRYSKEEEISIEEFQERNFTYLLNEHQSISGYKCLFAVDGFSRVKLHPRIPPLSLVKEPKVFAHGNLRDPDILSLNWPGCP; encoded by the exons aTGCCCCGACCCAAGCCCGCCCCTGCCAGCAGCGGCGGCTGGTTCGCAGGATGGGGGTGGGACCTCATGCTCGGATCGATCGCCGCGTTCTACGCCGTCATGGCGCCCTACACCAAGGTGGAGGAGAGCTTCAACGTGCAG GCCATGCATGATATTCTTTATCACACCTATCGCATTGAGAAG TATGATCATTTAGAATTTCCTGGAGTTGTTCCTCGAACATTTATAG GAGCATTTGTTATCTCTATTCTCTCATCGCCGGCAGTCTTTGTAATGCGTTTGCTTCATGTTCCAAAGTTTTATAGTCTTCTTACAG TTCGATTACTATTGAGCTGTGTTACTTTGATGAGTTTGAGACTTCTCCGAGTTCAG GTAAAAAAGAAGTTTGGTCATCAATCTGAAGTGTTCTTTGTGGTACTAACTGCTATCCAGTTTCACTTGTTGTTCTACTCAAGTCGTCCGCTTCCAAATATCTTTGCTTTAGCTTTAG TCAACTTGGCATACTCTTTATGGTTTAAGGGAAGCACCATACGTACATTACAGACCCTG ATTGTTGCTGCAgttgtttttagatgtgatatgattcttcttcttggcccAATAGGGCTTGCACTTTTGCTG AGCAGGTCTGTTTCTCTGCTGGAAGCAGTAAAATATTGCATAAGCACCGCCCTTATATGCATTG GATTTACAATGCTAATCGATTCTATAATGTGGCGTCGAATCCTGTGGCCAGAATTTGAAGTTCTCTGGTTTAATTCAGTTCTGAATCGAAGTTCAGAATGGGGT ACCCATTCAATTCTTTGGTACTTTACCTCAGCACTTCCGCGTTCCATGCTTGTGGCGTACCCCCTTTGCATG GTTGGTGCCCTTCTTGATAGAAGGATAGCACCATACATGCTTCCTGTCTTCTTATTTGTCGTACTCTATTCAAAACTTCCACATAAG GAACTTCGTTTCATAATTGGCTCAATTCCCATGTTTAATGTGTCCGCTTCACTAGCAGCTAGCAGATT ATATAATAACCGAAAGAAAGCTAGGTGGAATTTACTTTATATTCTCATGCTTGGTGCCTTTCTTGTCAG TCTAGGATACTCTGCTGTGACTTTCATGGCATCCTACAACAATTATCCTGGTGGCTATGCTCTAAAGGCTCTACATGAAGCAG ATTCTTCAGCGAAGGAAAAGATGGTACATATTGATGCCTTCACCGCGATGAGTGGGGTTTCTCGTTTCTGTGAAAATGAATATCCTTGGAG GTATTCTAAGGAGGAAGAAATTTCCATTGAAGAATTTCAGGAAAGGAATTTCACCTATCTACTGAA TGAACACCAGTCCATTAGTGGGTACAAGTGCTTGTTTGCTGTGGATGGATTCTCCAGAGTAAAACTTCATCCCCGAATTCCCCCACTTTCCCTG GTGAAAGAGCCCAAGGTGTTTGCACATGGGAACCTGAGAGACCCGGACATTCTCTCACTGAATTGGCCCGGTTGTCCCTGA